One genomic segment of Pogoniulus pusillus isolate bPogPus1 chromosome 21, bPogPus1.pri, whole genome shotgun sequence includes these proteins:
- the CCT5 gene encoding T-complex protein 1 subunit epsilon: MSAMGTLAFDEYGRPFLILKDQERKTRLMGLEALKSHIMAAKAVASTLRTSLGPNGLDKMMVDKDGEVTVTNDGATILNMMDVDHQIAKLMVELSKSQDDEIGDGTTGVVVLAGALLEQAEQLLDRGIHPIRIADGYEQAARIAIQHLDKISDSFPVDPQNIEPLIQTAKTTLGSKVVNRCHRQMAEIAVNAVLTVADMERKDVDFELIKVQGKVGGRLEDTQLVKGVIVDKDFSHPQMPKELKDAKIAILTCPFEPPKPKTKHKLDVTSVEDYKALQKYEKEKFEEMVKQIKDTGANLAICQWGFDDEANHLLLQNELPAVRWVGGPEIELIAIATGGRIVPRFCELTAEKLGFAGIVREISFGTTKDRMLVIEQCQNSRAVTIFIRGGNKMIIEEAKRSLHDALCVIRNLVRDNRIVYGGGAAEISCALAVSEAADKCPSLEQYAMRAFADALEVIPMALSENSGMNPIQTMTEVRARQVKENNPALGIDCLQKGTNDMKQQHVIETLIGKKQQISLATQVVRMILKIDDIRRPGESEE; this comes from the exons TCTCACATAATGGCAGCAAAGGCTGTAGCAAGCACTCTGAGAACATCCCTTGGGCCCAATG GCTTGGATAAAATGATGGtagacaaagatggtgaagtgACTGTGACAAATGATGGTGCTACTATCCTGAATATGATGGATGTGGATCACCAGATAGCCAAACTTATGGTGGAGCTGTCTAAATCCCAAGATGATGAGATAGGTGACGGAACTACTGGAGTTGTTG TTCTGGCTGGAGCattactggagcaggctgagcagtTACTAGACCGTGGTATTCACCCTATCAGAATAGCAGATGGTTATGAGCAGGCAGCCCGCATTGCTATTCAGCATCTAGACAAAATCAGCGACAGCTTTCCAGTTGATCCGCAGAACATTGAACCTCTGATCCAGACGGCAAAGACAACGCTCGGTTCTAAAGT AGTTAATCGTTGTCACAGACAAATGGCAGAAATTGCTGTAAATGCTGTACTGACAGTAGCAGATATGGAACGTAAAGATGTTGATTTCGAGCTGATCAAAGTACAAGGCAAAGTGGGAGGTAGACTGGAAGATACACAGCTGGTTAAAGGAGTGATTGTGGATAAAGATTTCAGTCATCCACAGATGCCTAAA GAGCTTAAAGATGCTAAAATTGCAATCCTTACTTGTCCTTTTGAGCCACCTAAGCCTAAAACCAAGCATAAGCTTGATGTCACATCTGTGGAAGATTACAAGGCACTGCAGAAATATGAAAAGGAGAAGTTTGAAGAGATGGTGAAACAG ATAAAAGATACTGGTGCAAACCTTGCTATTTGCCAGTGGGGTTTTGATGATGAGGCAAATCACTTGCTGCTCCAGAACGAGCTGCCTGCTGTTCGTTGGGTTGGTGGACCTGAAATAGAA CTAATCGCCATTGCAACTGGAGGACGCATTGTTCCTCGCTTCTGTGAACTCACAGCAGAGAAACTGGGGTTTGCGGGTATCGTCCGAGAGATTTCCTTCGGAACAACAAAGGACAGAATGCTTGTCATCGAGCAGTGTCAGAATTCCAGAGCTGTGACCATTTTCATCAGAGGAGGCAATAAGATG ATTATTGAAGAAGCAAAGCGATCTCTTCACGATGCATTGTGTGTAATCCGGAATCTTGTTCGTGATAATCGCATTGTGTATGGCGGTGGTGCAGCTGAGATTTCTTGTGCCTTAGCAGTCAGTGAAGCAGCAGATAAG tgcccatccctggaacaaTATGCCATGAGAGCTTTTGCAGATGCCCTGGAGGTAATTCCCATGGCACTGTCAGAGAACAGTGGTATGAATCCGATCCAGACTATGACTGAAGTGCGGGCTAGGCAGGTGAAGGAGAATAATCCTGCTCTTGGCATTGACTGTTTGCAGAAAGGAACAAATG ATATGAAGCAGCAGCACGTTATAGAAACGTTGATTGGCAAAAAACAGCAGATTTCTCTGGCAACTCAAGTTGTTAGGATGATTCTGAAGATCGATGATATCCGTAGGCCTGGAGAATCTGAAGAGTGA